Genomic window (Arachis hypogaea cultivar Tifrunner chromosome 13, arahy.Tifrunner.gnm2.J5K5, whole genome shotgun sequence):
CTCAATTGTGTTCAGGGAAGAGAGGGATATTTAGCCCCTCAGAAGCAGTTGTTGTGAAGAGTGCGAGGAGGCAAACGGTTGGAAatgggaaggggaaggggaagggagtGAGGATCAGATGCCAGGCTGGCAGCATTCCGGCAGATAGAGTGCCTGACATGGGGAAGAGGCAGCTCATGAATTTGCTGCTTCTTGGTGCCATCTCACTCCCCACTGCTGGTATGATTGTTCCATATGCTACTTTCTTTGCCCCTCCAGGGTCTGGATCCTCTACTGGTGGAACTGTTGCTAAGGATGCAGTTGGAAATGATGTTGTTGCTGAACTATGGCTCAAGGCTCATGGACCTGGTGACCGCACCCTAACACAAGGTTTGAAGGGAGATCCTACCTACCTTGTGGTGGAGAAAGATAGAACCCTTGCAACATATGGGATTAACGCCGTCTGCACTCACCTTGGCTGTGTTGTGCCATGGAATGCAGCTGAGAACAAGTTCATTTGCCCTTGCCATGGATCGCAGTACAATGACCAAGGAAGAGTTGTCAGAGGACCTGCCCCCCTGGTATGCAAAATCATTATAATCCTGCTTTCATTCTGCACCTAATAcaccttattattttcaatcaTCTTCCTTGCTTCTATCAATGTAAAAATTGGAAACCAATTAGGGAGGTCTTAAGCTTGTCCCTTTTGTTAACTAAGTCAAACCAAGTTGGTCTAATATAAAAATTCAGTTATGGCTAGCATTATTCCAAGTCTTATTGTTTAACTTGGTTAGTCTTGGTTCATAAAAAAACTTAGATGTGCTGCATTACTTGTAGGGGGTGGATTCAGGTTAGGCTTGCATGGCTGCTAATTAGTTTAAGTTTACCTTGTAACCTTTATTGGTATAAACTTATTAGCCTAACTTATTGTTAAAGCCTGGCTTGGCAAGAAGCTTGTGTTGTAGCTTGTAATTCAAGGAAACTTATATAGGCTAATAAGTTCACCTTGTAAGCTGGTTCTATATTGAAAATGCTAGGCCGAACACAGGCCGGTTACAAGCCCTCAACAAACCACCTGACCTATTTGTCACCGGAGGCAGATGTTGACTTAAATATTAAAATCCAACTTTTTGTGATTGATTTCTTCACCAACCTAGTAGAGTATCCAGTTTGGTGCTTAATGGTACAGTATTTAATGTTTTGATCGTTGTTGATGAATGGACAGTCTCTGGCACTAGCACATTGTGATGTAGATACTGGCAAGGTGGTGTTTGTTCCTTGGGTCGAAACAGATTTCAGAACCGGTGATGCTCCATGGTGGGCTTAATTTATTAAAGTGATTAGTTTGTCTTctattatatgtatttatttttgtgaAAGCAAACATTTTGTCACGTATTTTATTCATGGGGACATTATATgatcaaattattattttgtgAACTGAACTATTGAAATTTGTGTAATAAAATTCATAGCAAGCAAGTTTGTATAATGTGCCAATGGATGTAGATagtaatgaaaataaataaataatacaaagCAACAAAACTAAAGTAAAATCTTTATTAATATAGATAGTTATACATTAGAGGATTTGGTTATTACAGTAAATTGTTGGTGCAACTTGCTGGGGGATTTATACTTTTATAGCTCCTTCAACAGCAGTTGAATTGACATATTTCTATTTTTATCGATGCCAAAGGCCAAATCCCTATATTCAGCTTCAGTACTTATACTGACTTTTCTTTGCTTGACACACTTCCAAAGTTGGAGAAAATAAGGTTGTGTCAAATTAGTTTTAGTAGCTCCTTCTAAAATAACCTGAACCCAAGAACCCAAATGGAATAAACTGGTTTTTGGTACATAGTGGACAAATACTTTTGGCAGCTCAAACACTAAGTTCTTGATGAAACAGGAAAATAATGTGCGATCTTTTCTCACCtatcagaaaaaagaaaaaatacaattaACTATCTTGTTTTTAAGGTGAAACTCACAGATGCAACAACCCATGTTATAAGGGCAAGATCTTTTATCACTTTCTGTGTTGTGTAGATTATTTTTGACAGGGAGGTACTAAGTTGATTTCTTGATACATCTGGATCACTCAATCACCCTTCTCGTTTGTTGTAGAGATTGCTTGAAATCGAAGTGGAACCTTACATGGTACCAAACTACCAATAGCTGGTTCTTGAGATTCATGTCTCTCATTCTTGCAAATTCATCAATTGGTACTAAGAGTATACTGGTTTTGATTTCAGACAAACTCAAAGAGGACAATTTCACGACATGCAGactcaaattaaaattataaaataacttatacaaataacttaaaatttaaaaagcatCAGTCTAAGTAAAtagtaagttataatttataaataaaattttaaaaatttttaatgacaTCACTCAAACAAATAAACTCTCAAACTTAATGTATGAGTGCCAGTAAAAAATCTTTTCATTTGGATTATTATTACTatgaatataaagataaagattactataaagataaaaataaagataaagatttgtattactataaagataaagataccgATAAAGATTTACAATACcggtaaaaataaagataaagatttgtattattataaagataaaaataaagataaaaataaagatttacaATGCCAGTAAAAtaattctgaattttttttttgtctttctcttaattttgtttttcttcccatatttaaatttatttttattttgaataatcaTCAACTTTGCATactgaaattaaaaaatatttaaatgaatTATATACTAAAGTTTATGCAATATAATTAGCTACTAATAATTATTTAACTaacatttctgttttttttttgcatcattaaaaattaaaaaataagtataaaaaattaatttttaattagctaACGTTaactaatttatttctttttttttttttgtgactaactAATTTGTTTGTTTGAAAACTTAGGGTTAgagtttaaagtttaaaattcgaatttaaaatttagtgttcaaaattcagaataaaaaacttttaaaaaattaattgaaatgtaAAATTTGAActctaaaaagataaaattaaaagatatcttttaaaatattttaaaatcaaaattaccaTTGAGTGCTTTAGTTCTAATGTATAAATAAATAACCATAACCAGAGGATCCATTGTATCTGACTATCTGTGCTCTCAAGTCTCAACTAGGATCATATAGCACACCAGTAAGTAACATCACCTACCTgctttttcctttcaattgattCCTTCTTTTTTTGCATATCTCAATGTTATGGTTATTTATTAATTGTTCACTTGTATGCCTATGGATTCCCAACAATATCTTCTTTCTTATCAATTTAACGTAAGCATAGTTGAATGCATGGTGATAAGATTATGTTTGAGTAAGACTTCAATTAGCTAGGTATGATAATTGATAACAACGTGGCCATTGTGACTTTAATTTCTCGACTTTTACACTGTTCATCATCAACCGTTATATACATTTAGTCTTTTAGAATTTAGACTAATGATGAATGATAAATTAATTGCCTCGTTGATTTAAttagttcaattttttttagacaCAATGTGTTATGTGTCAAAAGGTTGATAAtgcagtcacaaaaaaaaaaaggttgataATGCAATCAAAGAGAAATAAGAATGAGTGGTTATGGGTTGATAATGTGtttctcatattttttaatttctgagaaatttatttatcaatcatgttttcaaattaattttatcaattatataaacatatataactgacaaaattaattttaatcaaatcctaatcttttcaaattaattataaaaaaatcctAATCTTGGATTTGAGATTTTTCTTTAGTTCCtcccccttcttttttttttcgcgttGCTTTGACTTTTGTTTCCATAAAAATGTCAACGCATACCGGGAAAAAAGGTTGAAAAACGGATGAATCGGTTTGTTGCGTCCACAAAATCCAGAAAGGTTTGCGTTGGAACTTAGAAGTGAGTTATCTGTGTGTGAACAAAGCATTATCCTTAATACAGCAAGGGAATAAACAAATCAATCCAATGCAATACAAAATACACTGATCATAACAAAATAAACTCGTACggtttgttttatttaaattcctttctttctttctttctttctttctttctcttcttcataCTTCAttcttatattaattatttgtttataatTTGCATTTCACAAAACAACTGGGATTCCATTAAAACGCATTGTGCCAGCAATATCGTTGTATGcttttaattgattattgattttATACTGCAAATTTTGTCACTATGGCAGTGAATTCTAAGAGTTTATCTAAAGCGTATTGTTATCTAAGATTTTAAAGAAGGTAACTATGCATGTGTGGTTATAACTTACAATAAAGCCATCTCAAAAATTCTAAAAGTGAAGTGTTATGGATGTGGCAGAATATTGATATTGCTGTGTTGGTGATCATAACTATCATCGTTTGACTTACGCTACTATAACGAATATTTGGACTATTATTCATTCATTTATGTCTAATGTTATTATTAATGGTTATCCTTGTTTGTTTCTTCAATTCTTCCCCTGCTTGTGTGGTTTAAATTTGAACCCATAGTTGCTGCTCCATATTCTTATCTTTATTGAGATTTCAATTACTTGTTTCGTTCAGAGCTACGTTAAAAGGAAGTATCCGAGGCAGCCATGGCTACCGCAGATCCTCCAACGAGacttcaggtttttttttttttttattctcatattttcttttgaaattaaGGTCTGAGTGAGTCGGTTTAGTGTTTGGCAAAGGAAATTGATACAGTCTAACCTAATAACTACATTAGTGACTGTTGAAGTCACACGGAAACAACTCAAACCGTTGCTCTAAGTTAATAAAGAATCTATTATTTGGTACCAAAGAAATTAAACATGCATTGTTCATTATTGGCATGATCAACAGGGGAAGTATACAGCAATAGCAGTATGTTGGCTTCTTGGAAATGGATGTCTTTTTGCATGGAACAGTATGCTTACAATAGTAGATTACTACGGTATCTTGTTTCCGGTAATTTATCAGTATTCTGACGATTCAATTGTTGTGTTGTTCAATCCAGAGTAATTTTGATCTCATTTTTTCCTTTCTTGTGCAGAGATACCACCCCTCAAGAGTTCTTACTCTTGTATACCAGCCATTTGCAGTTGGAACGATTGCAACACTTGCCTACAACGAAGAAAGAATAAACACAAGATTTCGGAACCTATTTGGATACATTCTTTTCTTCGCAGCCACTCTTTTGGTGTTAGTTGTAAGTCTTGATCATTATAGTCTGTGAACTTTCCTTACACTCTAATTCATCAGAAGTCAGAACATGATTTTTGCTTTATGTCTTTTGTAGATAGATTTAGCAACATCTGGTAGAGGAGGAATTGGAACTTTCATTGGTATATGTGCAGTAAGTGGTGCATTTGGAATAGCAGATGCTCATGTCCAAGGTGGAATGGTGGGAGACCTTTCATATATGCATCCTGAATTGCTTCAGTCTTTCCTTGCTGGTGGAGCAGCATCAGGTGCATTAACTTCTGCTTTGAGGTTAGTTACAAAAGCTGCATTTGAGAACTCCAAAGATGGTCTTCGCAAAGGAGCACGTAAGTTCCAACTAACATAACTTCTCTGgaacataaaaatttagttaaactaCTAATCACTgatcatgctttctttcttttttattgatCATTTGATTTGCAGTTCTGTTCTTTGCCATAACAACATTCTTTGAGCTTCTTTGTGTCATTCTCTATGCATTTGTGTTTCCCAAAGTACCAATTGTGAAGTATTACCGATCAAAGGCAGCATCAGAAGGAGCAAAAACTGTTTCAGCTGATCTTGCAGCCGCTGGCATCCAGACCTCATCTGTActccactttttcttttcttttcttttcttttcaattccaaCATGGTTTTCTAATCCTTAATCATTTTCTATCAAGTGACTCATCATGTTTTTTGGGATTATATAGTGTACTTTTGTCAATATCAGAGATTTAATTGTATAATTAGAATTTCAAAGGCTATTTTAGTACACGCAACCACATTTCAAGGATCTTAGAGCTTAACTCCATTACATTACCATGAATTGCTTTCATAGAACTCCATTCTTTGTTTTTCCCTATGTATTCATAGAAGTTACTAAACTTTTCATGATTCGGTTTATGCGAtaagattttttttctcttttaggaAAATGAAGATGTAAAGAAACAAGAGCGGAAAGGAAAGAAGCAATTGTTAATGGAGAACATTGATTATGCAATTGATTTGTTCCTCATATATTCTCTCACACTGTCTATCTTCCCTGGATTCTTGTCAGAAGACACTGGAAAACATAGTTTGGGAGCTTGGTATGTACATGAAAATAAACACAGTAATATCATTCATCAAATGAGGTAATGTATCTTATGTTATAAATACAGATATTATCTAACATATTCTCCAATGCTATTATTGTTTCAGGTATGCTCTTGTTTTGATTGCCATGTACAATGTGTGTGACTTAATCGGAAGATACATTCCCCTAGTGAAATGCATTAAAATGGAGTCTCGAAAGTTGCTCACAACAACAATAGTTGGTCGTATCTTACTTATACCGGCATTTTATTTCACTGCAAAGTATGGTGACCAAGGTTGGATGATGTTGTTGACATCTTTTTTGGGATTATCAAATGGTTATCTCACTGTCTGTGTTCTTACTAGTGCACCCAAAGGTTACAAGGTAAGTTTGAAACAAATTTGACACAACATAATTCaggataattttattaatattgattgatttattttgattttgtaggGACCAGAGCAAAATGCCTTGGGAAACATATTGGTGTCGTTTCTTCTTGCAGGCATTTTTGCTGGTGTAACACTTGATTGGTTGTGGTTAATAGGTAAAGGGTGGTGAGATCTTCACTAAGCCAACTAGGGGAATTGTCAAtccattattaatttattaaataggactcatttttttttatatttttagcatCAGGCATGACTAAGAttggtttttttaatttattattttagagtTAGAGTAAATATTTTTGCATAGTTATCTAGTAATTTTTAATTGCGTCATCATGAGTTATTTTATTGGTTGAATATGGAAACTAAATTAAGTTTCATTCTAAAATAAGTGTTGGCTGCTTCTAATTTTGTTTATCTTTgctttagaattttaatttggtGTTGCTTTCTTCTCAATAGTATTGCTGttacttcaaaaaaaatttcaccttttttttttttttaaaaaatggtaccaagttatttggtaaaaCATAGAATAATTACTTTCAATGAGTACATAAGTTATGGGAGTGGATTCTCTCCGTGGGAAAAAATTGGATGGTATCTAGTGTAAAATTTCACCATTCATTACTCTCTCTCCTATTTAAttttggtcccacttataaaattaaaggtgagagatcacactttattctctcaaatattaaaaaaaaaataaaaatgatccaTTTCCCATAAGTTATTAACCGGTTTTAGGAATCGGATAGAATTggctgattatttaattaatcgaAAATCGATCattaaattagtttaattcaaaataaaatttgtttaacaataaatcaatcaaaaataaaaaatagcatatttttttatgatgaactaatttaaaataataaattataaaaaaattatatattttatatataaatatattattttattatatctaatttaattttaattaaatttttaaactgttaaacttttaattttatcaGTCTAATAATTTCGGAACTTTAGTTATTAGGCCAATGTCATCACGAGAAAGAGAACCATAAAACATTTTGTGGAGAGGCTTGCAGAGCGACATCTAGCTGGGTTATGgcctcaatttttttattaattatttagtaagATGTCATTtctcattatttattatttttttatataattttttttattctacttaaaaaatataagatgaaaaattatattttactaaataataaaaaaattaaaatttattaaataaagtaAGAGATCGCGaattcgaatttttttattttcggtaaaaaaagttaaaagaatTTATTCTCACATGGTCTCCAAGCAATTATCACAAGCATGAATTTACTTCATTTGTTGTTTTCTttcaaatttgttattattatttatttgcaCATAAATGAGGTCATTAGACAACTAGAAGAAAACATATTTGTAATGTAgtttaaatcaatttaaaagataaaagaaatcgatataatttattatattttagattgtaataatttgatttatttctaaatctaattcaatttaattcaaatgATTATGATATCTTTTATTTATACTGTCTAACTAtcattttataactattttatttgcATAACAAAAATGTGTTATTTATCTTGGTTATATGTTAAatgagataaataataaaataaaaataaataattttaaaatagtataaatacgaaatttatttttttaagaaaaaaaaacctCCATTCGTGATGAGACTTTGCTGGGTTTGGTTTTTCATTTTCTGGACTCGATGGTAGTCTTGTAGGGTTTTGTTACAGTGTGTTCGATTTCTATGAacgaatagttttttttttttttttggatgggAACGAACAGTGTTTATAATGGGTTTACTTCTAAAATTTTCTAATGTTTTTTCTTTGTATATGCTTTTTTCTTTGGCCTTTGGCCCCTTATTGTGGGTTATTCTCAATCTGAAGTTTGATTACCAAATGGGAATTTTGCTGCAAAGCTCTTAAGGCGATTATGCTTAGTTGCTTATGAAGATTGAAGAACATAAACGCCCCGTTGACAGTAACTGCCTCAATGGCAACCTATCTGCCACTTAtataggatttttattttttagtgttttatcACACAagttttttggtattgttttaaTATGTGATCCTTTTTCACTCGATTTTATTGGTGAAATGTTTTTGACTGCCCAAAAAATATACgtgaaattaatttaagaatgaaaaaaaaaatatattattactgttattattattattagtgttagGGCTATGCTACATATCCAAGTATTTTTTCATCCAAGTTTTATCCGATTAGATTCAACACTAACAAAAATCACTTTTATTAAAAGAGCGTCATTACACGCGTTTTATCTTCTCTTCTCCcgcgattcttcttcttcttctttcaaatacacGCATacattatcttcttcttttaaattcatgcatacctcctcctccttctttttcttcacgCACGTAAATTCTTCTTCTgcttttcctcctcctcctcctcctcctcctcctcctcctctttcattatcgtcatcaccaacaacaccaacattttgctaatggattattttttcaatgaaattgaatggaatgcaattgctaaattgAATGGATGCAGGTgttttgaattaaattgaattgaattgaattgatattctctaaattgtagacacaggtgttttgaaatttgattttatataatggataatgttccgttcattaagtactatacaattgtttcaccttatTAACGTGTTCGGTGACacaggtgttttgaatttgattttatataatggataatattacgttcatttagtactatacaattgtttcaccttaataacgtgttcggttcattatacagaaagctgttttgaatttgattttatataatggaaaatgttccgttcatttagtattatacaatTGTTTCGCCATAataacgtgttcggttcattatgcaaaaAGCTGTTGTGAATgtgattttatataatagataatgtTCCTTCATTTAgaactatacaattgtttcaccttaataacatgttcggttcattataaattgaattgaattgaatggataaTCTCTAATTGGAGGAGAAGATAGAGGAGgagaataagaagaaaagaagaaaaatcttcGTGTGCAAAtttgatagaagaagaagaagaaagaggaggagaagaagaagggaagaagaaaaacctgcgcgaatttagaagaagaagaagataaagctCCACATCCAAGCAAAATTCTTATTCAAGTCTATTCAAGTTATTGTAACAACTTTTTAAATCACGcgctccttctccttctcttttttcttctccatttctttctccttctccttctcctcttcctcctccttgtatttcttcttcttcttcttcttcttcttcttcttcttcttcttcttctaaattcacgcaagttcttcttcttcccttcttcttcttcttcttcttcttttaaatttgcaCACgcgaatttttcttcttttcttcttcttctcctcctctatcTTCTCCTCCAATTAGAGAttatccattcaattcaattcaattcagaacacttgcgtcaattcaattcaattcaattcataatgaaccgaacatgttattaaggtgaaacaattgtatagtactaaatgaacggagcattatctattatataaaatcaaattcaaaacagttTTTTTGCATAATAAACCGAACAcgttattatggtgaaacaattgtataatactaaatgaacggaacattatccattatataaaatcaaattcaaaacacctttctgcataatgaaccgaacacgttattaagatgaaacaattgtatagtactaaatgaacggaatattatccattatataaaattaaattcaaaacatctgtgtctacaatttagagattatcaattcaattcaattcaattcaaaacacCTGCATCCattgaatttaattcaattcaatttagtaattgcattccattcaatttgattgaaaaaataatcCATTAGCAAAATATTGGtattgttggtgatgacgataataaaataggagaggaggaggaggaggaggaggaggaggaggaggaggaggaggaggaggaggatgagaagaagaatttACGTGcgcgaagaaaaagaaggaggatgaggaggaggagaTATGCGTGAATTTAAAAGAAGAATAAGATGATGTATGCGtgtatttgaaagaaaaaaaagaagaatcgcGGGAGAGGAGAAGAAGATAAAGCGCATGTAATAACGCTCTTTTAATGAAAGTGATTTTTGTTGGCGTTGGATCTACTTGGATAAAAAAATACTTGAATATGTAACATAGCCCCTATTATTAATATTGTTAGCacgatttttattattattattttcattattatttcgcatttttattgtttttacaaaattaattttatttcttttttcaatatattatttactttttaatttattaattaagtattttttatcattttaatattgTCGTAACCTTATcgatatcattattttttttgaaaataaaatcactaaAAAATTAAGGACctttaaaatactaaattataaaagtacataataaatatatatctattttattgaaaaataaacagttaaaaaattaatggttataatattattttgataaaaaaaagtgaatataaagtaaaatatgttagttatttat
Coding sequences:
- the LOC112737603 gene encoding cytochrome b6-f complex iron-sulfur subunit, chloroplastic; the encoded protein is MASSTLSPSQLCSGKRGIFSPSEAVVVKSARRQTVGNGKGKGKGVRIRCQAGSIPADRVPDMGKRQLMNLLLLGAISLPTAGMIVPYATFFAPPGSGSSTGGTVAKDAVGNDVVAELWLKAHGPGDRTLTQGLKGDPTYLVVEKDRTLATYGINAVCTHLGCVVPWNAAENKFICPCHGSQYNDQGRVVRGPAPLSLALAHCDVDTGKVVFVPWVETDFRTGDAPWWA
- the LOC112737604 gene encoding equilibrative nucleotide transporter 3, producing the protein MATADPPTRLQGKYTAIAVCWLLGNGCLFAWNSMLTIVDYYGILFPRYHPSRVLTLVYQPFAVGTIATLAYNEERINTRFRNLFGYILFFAATLLVLVIDLATSGRGGIGTFIGICAVSGAFGIADAHVQGGMVGDLSYMHPELLQSFLAGGAASGALTSALRLVTKAAFENSKDGLRKGALLFFAITTFFELLCVILYAFVFPKVPIVKYYRSKAASEGAKTVSADLAAAGIQTSSENEDVKKQERKGKKQLLMENIDYAIDLFLIYSLTLSIFPGFLSEDTGKHSLGAWYALVLIAMYNVCDLIGRYIPLVKCIKMESRKLLTTTIVGRILLIPAFYFTAKYGDQGWMMLLTSFLGLSNGYLTVCVLTSAPKGYKGPEQNALGNILVSFLLAGIFAGVTLDWLWLIGKGW